The following are encoded together in the Actinoplanes sp. N902-109 genome:
- the glmS gene encoding glutamine--fructose-6-phosphate transaminase (isomerizing), protein MCGIVGYVGGRPALQIVLDGLRRLEYRGYDSAGVAVVDDTVILTEKRAGKLANLEKALVERTGDGIATGPTAIGHTRWATHGGPTDRNAHPHLSADGRVAVIHNGIIENFGRLRAELEATGVEFRSDTDTECAAHLLAAEMRRLREAGTELAGPQLLAEGMRRTVSRLEGAFTLLAIDVAVPDAVVAARRNSPLVVGRGAGENFLASDVAAFIEHTREAIELGQDQVVLITPEAIEITDFAGEPATGKEFHVDWDVSAAEKGGYDYFMLKEIAEQPEAIADTLLGRLSERGDIVLDEVRLTDQDLRDVDKVFIVACGTSYNAGMVAKYAIEHWVRIPCEVELASEFRYRDPILDRSTLMIVISQSGETMDTLMALRHAKEQKARVLAICNTNGSTIPRESDAVLYTHGGPEIAVASTKAFLTQLVACYLIGLHLAQIRGVMYADEVAAVVSRLRRTPDNLRELLGQMEDVRQLARDLKTASTVLFIGRHVGFPVALEGALKLKELAYMHAEGFAAGELKHGPIALIDQGTPVVCVVPSPAGRGVLRDKVVSNIQEVRARGARTIVIAEEGDDDVAAYADHLITVPRTPTLLAPLMTAVPLQILACEIAAARGHDVDQPRNLAKSVTVE, encoded by the coding sequence ATGTGTGGCATCGTGGGTTACGTCGGCGGCCGTCCGGCGCTTCAGATCGTTCTTGACGGGCTCCGGCGCCTGGAATACCGCGGCTACGACTCTGCCGGCGTAGCAGTGGTCGATGACACCGTCATCCTGACCGAGAAGCGCGCCGGCAAGCTGGCAAACCTGGAAAAGGCACTGGTCGAGCGCACCGGCGACGGCATCGCCACCGGTCCGACCGCCATCGGGCACACCCGCTGGGCCACCCATGGCGGCCCCACCGACCGCAACGCGCACCCGCACCTCTCCGCCGACGGCCGGGTCGCGGTGATCCACAACGGCATCATCGAGAACTTCGGCCGGCTGCGCGCCGAGCTGGAGGCCACCGGCGTCGAGTTCCGCAGCGACACCGACACCGAGTGCGCCGCCCACCTGCTCGCCGCCGAGATGCGCCGGCTGCGCGAGGCCGGCACCGAGCTGGCCGGTCCGCAGCTGCTCGCCGAGGGCATGCGCCGCACGGTCAGCCGGCTGGAGGGCGCGTTCACCCTGCTGGCCATCGACGTCGCGGTGCCCGACGCGGTGGTGGCCGCCCGCCGCAACTCGCCGCTGGTCGTCGGCCGCGGCGCCGGCGAGAACTTCCTCGCCAGCGATGTCGCCGCGTTCATCGAGCACACCCGGGAGGCGATCGAGCTGGGTCAGGACCAGGTCGTGCTGATCACTCCCGAGGCCATCGAGATCACCGACTTCGCCGGTGAGCCCGCCACGGGCAAGGAGTTCCACGTCGACTGGGACGTCTCCGCCGCGGAGAAGGGCGGCTACGACTACTTCATGCTCAAGGAGATCGCCGAGCAGCCGGAGGCGATCGCGGACACGCTGCTCGGCCGGCTCTCCGAGCGCGGCGACATCGTCCTCGACGAGGTCCGCCTCACCGACCAGGACCTGCGGGACGTCGACAAGGTGTTCATCGTGGCCTGCGGCACGTCCTACAACGCCGGCATGGTCGCCAAGTACGCGATCGAGCACTGGGTGCGCATCCCGTGCGAGGTGGAACTGGCCAGCGAGTTCCGTTACCGCGACCCGATCCTCGACCGCTCGACGCTGATGATCGTGATCAGCCAGTCCGGCGAGACCATGGACACGCTGATGGCCCTGCGTCACGCCAAGGAGCAGAAGGCCCGGGTGCTGGCGATCTGCAACACCAACGGCTCGACGATCCCGCGCGAGTCCGACGCGGTGCTCTACACCCACGGCGGGCCGGAGATCGCGGTCGCGTCGACCAAGGCCTTCCTCACCCAGCTCGTCGCCTGCTATCTGATCGGCCTGCACCTCGCCCAGATCCGCGGCGTGATGTACGCCGACGAGGTCGCCGCCGTCGTCTCCCGGCTGCGCCGTACCCCGGACAACCTGCGCGAGCTGCTCGGCCAGATGGAGGACGTGCGGCAGCTCGCCCGTGACCTGAAGACCGCGTCGACCGTGCTGTTCATCGGCCGGCACGTCGGCTTCCCTGTGGCCCTCGAAGGCGCGCTCAAGCTCAAGGAACTCGCGTACATGCACGCCGAGGGCTTCGCGGCCGGCGAGCTGAAGCACGGTCCCATCGCGCTGATCGACCAGGGCACGCCGGTGGTGTGCGTGGTGCCGTCGCCGGCGGGCCGGGGTGTGCTGCGCGACAAGGTCGTCTCCAACATTCAGGAGGTGCGCGCCCGCGGTGCGCGGACGATCGTCATCGCCGAGGAGGGCGATGACGACGTGGCCGCGTACGCAGATCATCTGATCACCGTGCCGCGCACTCCCACGCTGCTCGCGCCGCTCATGACGGCCGTGCCGCTGCAGATCCTCGCGTGCGAGATCGCGGCGGCCCGGGGCCATGACGTCGACCAGCCGCGCAACCTGGCCAAGTCGGTCACCGTGGAATGA
- a CDS encoding MmpS family transport accessory protein produces the protein MSYPPPSDPYRDADPGHTAHYRPGYAPLPSSGPPSTEPADVDPPTQQFPTQQFPPVPPYQQDPYPVPPLPPLPPRSPGGQPGYAEQPPRRNKTPMVIALLAVALLLCAGAITGVVRAFDKPSDQAGADPGPPPVQATEEPEATTPPKTRPTTAPTTRPTTAPTTPPDESDTAATVTVEYEVTGDGPAQILYVDEGGRTPKLTNQSLPWTKKIDVKGVGLASLVVGRAGFSDGELTCVIKVDGKRVARKHSSGTVTGVECSKLLS, from the coding sequence ATGAGCTATCCACCGCCCTCGGACCCTTACCGCGACGCCGATCCCGGGCACACCGCGCACTACCGGCCCGGCTACGCGCCGCTGCCGTCCAGCGGGCCGCCGTCCACCGAGCCCGCCGACGTCGACCCACCCACGCAGCAGTTCCCCACGCAGCAGTTCCCGCCGGTCCCGCCCTATCAGCAGGACCCGTATCCGGTCCCCCCGCTACCGCCGCTGCCACCGCGCAGCCCGGGCGGGCAGCCCGGATATGCGGAGCAGCCACCCCGGCGCAACAAGACGCCGATGGTCATCGCTCTGCTCGCGGTGGCGCTGCTGCTGTGCGCGGGCGCGATCACGGGCGTGGTGCGGGCCTTCGACAAGCCGTCCGACCAGGCCGGCGCCGATCCCGGGCCGCCGCCGGTGCAGGCCACCGAGGAGCCGGAGGCCACCACGCCGCCGAAGACCCGGCCGACCACAGCGCCCACGACCCGGCCGACCACAGCCCCCACGACCCCGCCCGACGAGTCGGACACAGCCGCCACGGTCACCGTCGAGTACGAGGTCACCGGGGACGGACCGGCACAGATTCTCTACGTGGACGAGGGCGGGCGCACGCCCAAGCTCACCAACCAGTCGCTGCCCTGGACCAAGAAGATCGATGTCAAGGGGGTGGGCCTCGCGTCGCTGGTGGTGGGCCGCGCCGGGTTCTCCGACGGGGAGCTCACCTGCGTGATCAAGGTCGACGGCAAACGGGTGGCGCGCAAGCACAGCTCCGGCACCGTGACCGGGGTCGAGTGCAGCAAACTGCTGAGCTGA
- a CDS encoding holo-ACP synthase, translating into MIVSVGIDVVLVARFAAALERTPLLADRLFTEAERVTRTGGARSAESLAARFAAKEAVAKALGAPGGMRWHDCEIVSDPDGRPWLTVGGTVAAIAAERGVNRWHLSLSHDGGIASAMVVAES; encoded by the coding sequence GTGATCGTTTCTGTCGGGATCGATGTGGTGCTGGTGGCCCGTTTCGCGGCGGCGCTGGAGCGGACCCCGCTGCTCGCGGACCGGCTCTTCACCGAGGCCGAACGGGTGACGAGGACCGGCGGCGCGCGCTCGGCGGAGTCGCTGGCCGCCCGGTTCGCGGCCAAGGAGGCCGTGGCCAAGGCGCTCGGCGCCCCCGGGGGCATGCGCTGGCACGACTGCGAGATTGTCTCGGACCCGGACGGCCGTCCCTGGCTGACGGTCGGCGGGACGGTTGCCGCGATCGCGGCGGAGCGGGGAGTCAACCGCTGGCACCTGTCGCTGTCCCACGACGGTGGCATCGCCTCGGCCATGGTGGTGGCCGAGAGCTGA
- a CDS encoding alpha/beta hydrolase — MTLLDATDPAQWRAAALFWRALATTAGQWIADIKACAARAGRFWQGSCAGAAMAAIGRLVRGLTAFRLGCWAADQALSEFAAALTRARAGAGLPAARAADTTTTGLLNELFLPPVPPPGGGQPSCTSAPGEVRRWWESLSPGRRDWVLATQPGWLGSLDGIPAAARDRANRLLLAGPFAERLIEDRGGQRAYLLRLDPGGDGRVVVALGDPDRASAVLTQVPGMTADLTSAGNDLTRTERIAVRAHELAPAQSVSTIMWLGYDAPDHLGEAASGSRAVAGARELRRFQEGLRATHLGPPGRQTVLGHSYGSLVVGRAAAAPGLADSVIFVGSPGVGVDHVNQLAVPADEVWAMTARHDVIQWVVSPRRAVGALIAGPLAGSGDALFFGADPAGPAFGARTVASQPDAGHLGYWDKGRPALDALAAITLGRGDVIPR, encoded by the coding sequence GTGACGCTGCTCGACGCCACGGACCCGGCGCAGTGGCGGGCAGCCGCGCTGTTCTGGCGCGCGCTGGCGACGACGGCTGGTCAGTGGATCGCCGACATCAAGGCGTGTGCCGCCCGCGCGGGCCGCTTCTGGCAGGGCTCGTGCGCCGGCGCCGCCATGGCTGCGATCGGCCGGCTGGTTCGCGGGCTGACCGCGTTCCGGCTCGGGTGCTGGGCCGCTGATCAGGCGCTGAGCGAGTTCGCGGCGGCACTGACCCGGGCCCGGGCCGGTGCCGGTCTGCCGGCCGCCCGAGCCGCCGACACGACGACCACAGGCCTGCTCAACGAGCTCTTCCTGCCGCCGGTGCCGCCACCCGGCGGCGGTCAGCCCTCGTGCACGTCGGCACCGGGTGAGGTCCGGCGCTGGTGGGAGTCGTTGAGCCCGGGCCGGCGCGACTGGGTGCTGGCCACCCAGCCGGGTTGGCTCGGCTCGCTCGACGGCATCCCGGCCGCCGCCCGGGACCGGGCCAACCGCCTGCTGCTCGCCGGCCCGTTCGCCGAGCGGCTGATCGAGGATCGTGGCGGGCAGCGGGCCTATCTGCTGCGCCTCGACCCGGGCGGGGACGGCCGGGTGGTGGTCGCGCTGGGTGATCCGGACCGGGCTTCCGCCGTGCTCACCCAGGTGCCCGGCATGACCGCGGATCTCACCTCCGCCGGCAACGATCTGACCCGCACCGAGCGCATTGCGGTACGGGCCCACGAGCTGGCGCCCGCCCAGTCGGTCAGCACCATCATGTGGCTCGGCTACGACGCCCCCGATCACCTCGGCGAAGCCGCCAGTGGTTCCCGAGCGGTTGCCGGAGCACGGGAGCTGCGCCGCTTCCAGGAGGGGCTGCGCGCCACCCACCTCGGCCCGCCCGGCCGGCAGACGGTGCTCGGCCACAGCTACGGCTCGCTGGTCGTGGGCCGGGCCGCGGCCGCTCCCGGGCTGGCCGACAGCGTGATCTTCGTGGGCTCCCCGGGCGTCGGCGTGGACCACGTGAACCAGTTGGCAGTGCCGGCGGACGAGGTGTGGGCCATGACCGCACGCCACGATGTGATCCAGTGGGTCGTGTCGCCGCGCCGGGCCGTGGGTGCCCTGATCGCGGGTCCCCTTGCCGGGTCGGGCGACGCCCTGTTCTTCGGGGCGGACCCGGCGGGGCCGGCGTTCGGGGCCCGCACGGTGGCGAGCCAGCCGGACGCCGGGCACCTCGGCTACTGGGACAAGGGGCGCCCGGCGCTGGACGCCCTCGCCGCCATCACCCTCGGGCGGGGCGATGTCATTCCACGGTGA
- the alr gene encoding alanine racemase has product MWQAEIRVDLDAIRDNVATLRAATTAEVMAVVKADGYGHGMVPSARAALAGGATWLGVAALGEALELRRAGLTAPVLAWLHSPGLPLHEGVEAGIDLNAGSLGQLDELTAAARRAGRTARVHLKIDTGLARGGATPADWPALVEAAAKAQADQDLEIVGVWSHFVRSDEPGHETTDHQLAVFAEGLAVAERFGIEPRYRHIANSAATLTRPDAHYDLVRPGVAIYGLSPLPGPQPAGLRPAMTARARITMTKRVPQGQGVSYGHAYHTARETTLALLPLGYGDGVPRHASNAGPVLLGGKVRTIAGRVCMDQIVLDCGDDPVQAGDVATLFGPGTGGEPTATDWAEAIGTINYEIVTRFGGTRVPRVYDGTAGVGEVAR; this is encoded by the coding sequence ATGTGGCAGGCCGAAATCCGCGTCGACCTCGACGCCATCCGGGACAACGTCGCGACCTTGCGTGCCGCGACGACCGCCGAGGTCATGGCGGTCGTCAAGGCCGACGGTTACGGCCACGGCATGGTGCCGTCGGCTCGGGCGGCGCTGGCCGGCGGCGCCACCTGGCTGGGGGTGGCGGCCCTCGGCGAAGCGCTGGAACTGCGCCGCGCGGGCCTCACCGCCCCGGTGCTGGCCTGGCTGCACTCGCCCGGGTTGCCGCTGCACGAGGGGGTCGAGGCGGGCATCGATCTCAACGCGGGTTCGCTCGGTCAGCTCGACGAGCTGACCGCCGCCGCCCGGCGCGCGGGCCGCACCGCCCGCGTACATCTCAAGATCGACACGGGTCTGGCCCGCGGTGGCGCCACGCCGGCCGACTGGCCCGCGCTGGTCGAGGCCGCGGCCAAGGCCCAGGCGGATCAGGATCTGGAGATCGTCGGCGTCTGGAGTCATTTCGTACGGTCGGACGAGCCCGGGCACGAGACGACCGACCACCAGCTGGCGGTGTTCGCCGAGGGCCTCGCCGTGGCCGAGCGGTTCGGCATCGAGCCGCGCTATCGGCACATCGCCAACTCGGCGGCGACCCTGACCCGGCCCGACGCGCACTACGACCTGGTGCGACCGGGTGTGGCGATCTACGGGCTGTCGCCGCTGCCCGGTCCCCAGCCGGCGGGTCTGCGCCCGGCAATGACCGCCCGCGCGCGGATCACCATGACGAAACGGGTGCCGCAGGGGCAGGGCGTCTCGTACGGGCACGCTTATCACACCGCGCGGGAGACGACGCTGGCATTGCTGCCGCTCGGTTATGGCGACGGGGTGCCGCGGCATGCGTCCAATGCGGGGCCCGTGCTGCTCGGCGGCAAGGTGCGCACGATCGCCGGCCGGGTCTGCATGGATCAGATCGTGCTCGACTGCGGCGACGATCCGGTCCAGGCCGGCGATGTGGCCACGCTGTTCGGTCCGGGTACGGGTGGGGAGCCGACCGCGACGGACTGGGCCGAAGCCATCGGCACGATCAACTACGAGATAGTCACCCGGTTCGGGGGCACCCGGGTGCCCCGCGTCTACGACGGCACGGCCGGTGTTGGCGAGGTGGCCCGGTGA
- the rpsI gene encoding 30S ribosomal protein S9: MSDIVEPEVVETVEEPAETVVVVEAPAPAVRASRPGDRPIQTVGRRKEAIVRVRLVPGNGKITCNGRDLEAYFPSKVHQQLIREPLLTTEKAEQFDVIANLRGGGITGQAGALRLGIARALITNDVDDRPALKKAGFLTRDARVKESKKYGLKKARKAPQYSKR; the protein is encoded by the coding sequence ATGTCCGACATCGTCGAGCCCGAGGTCGTCGAGACCGTCGAGGAGCCCGCTGAGACCGTCGTGGTGGTCGAGGCGCCGGCGCCGGCCGTTCGTGCCTCGCGCCCGGGTGACCGCCCGATCCAGACCGTCGGCCGCCGCAAGGAGGCCATCGTCCGGGTGCGTCTCGTGCCCGGCAACGGCAAGATCACCTGCAACGGCCGTGATCTCGAGGCCTACTTCCCGAGCAAGGTGCACCAGCAGCTCATCCGCGAGCCGCTGCTGACCACCGAGAAGGCCGAGCAGTTCGACGTCATCGCCAACCTGCGTGGCGGCGGCATCACCGGCCAGGCCGGCGCCCTGCGCCTCGGCATCGCCCGCGCGCTCATCACGAACGACGTCGATGACCGCCCGGCGCTCAAGAAGGCTGGCTTCCTCACCCGGGACGCCCGGGTCAAGGAGAGCAAGAAGTACGGTCTCAAGAAGGCCCGCAAGGCTCCGCAGTACTCGAAGCGCTGA
- a CDS encoding pyridoxal phosphate-dependent aminotransferase → MTTSISADPLVRRMRPFGTTIFTEMSALAARTGSVNLGQGFPDTDGPPEMLEAAAAALRSGANQYPPLPGIPALRQAITAHERRFWQLDRDADTEVVVTAGATEAIAAAILALCETGDEVVTFEPYYDSYAASIALAGAVRRPVTLRPGQDGRYGFDEAELRAAFGPRTRMVLLNSPHNPTGKVFTADELALIARLCQDHDVYAVTDEVYEHLVFTDAAAPHLPLAALPGMRDRTLRISSAGKSFSCTGWKVGWATGPAPLVSAVQRVKQFLTFVNAGPLQPAVAVALHLPDDYFTSFRDGLQARRDRLVAGLTDAGFAVLPSDGTYFVTADIRPLGGTDGADFCRALPERCGVVAVPTQVFYDHQDRGRHLIRFAFCKREEVIDEAARRLRTLA, encoded by the coding sequence GTGACGACGTCGATCTCGGCTGACCCGCTGGTCCGCCGCATGCGCCCGTTCGGCACCACCATCTTCACCGAGATGTCCGCGCTCGCGGCACGCACCGGGTCGGTCAACCTCGGTCAGGGCTTCCCGGACACCGACGGGCCGCCGGAGATGCTCGAAGCGGCCGCTGCGGCGCTGCGCTCGGGCGCCAACCAGTATCCGCCGCTGCCCGGCATCCCGGCGTTACGGCAGGCGATCACCGCGCACGAACGCCGCTTCTGGCAGCTCGACCGGGACGCCGACACCGAGGTCGTGGTGACCGCGGGCGCGACCGAGGCCATCGCCGCGGCGATTCTCGCGCTGTGCGAGACCGGCGACGAGGTGGTCACCTTCGAGCCCTACTACGACTCGTACGCCGCTTCCATCGCGCTCGCCGGCGCGGTCCGGCGGCCCGTGACGCTGCGCCCCGGGCAGGACGGGCGCTACGGCTTCGACGAGGCCGAGCTGCGGGCGGCCTTCGGGCCACGCACCCGGATGGTGCTGCTCAATTCGCCGCACAACCCCACCGGCAAGGTATTCACCGCGGACGAACTCGCGCTGATCGCGCGGCTCTGCCAGGACCACGACGTGTACGCAGTGACCGACGAGGTCTACGAGCACCTCGTGTTCACCGACGCTGCCGCGCCCCATCTGCCGCTCGCCGCGCTTCCGGGCATGCGCGACCGCACGCTGCGCATCTCGTCGGCCGGCAAGAGCTTCTCCTGCACCGGCTGGAAGGTGGGCTGGGCGACCGGGCCGGCCCCGCTGGTGTCGGCTGTGCAGCGGGTCAAGCAGTTCCTGACGTTCGTCAACGCCGGGCCGCTGCAACCGGCCGTCGCCGTGGCACTGCACCTGCCCGACGACTACTTCACCAGCTTCCGCGACGGCCTGCAGGCACGGCGTGACCGCCTGGTCGCGGGACTGACCGACGCCGGCTTCGCGGTGCTGCCGTCCGACGGCACATACTTCGTCACCGCCGACATCCGGCCGTTGGGCGGCACGGACGGCGCCGACTTCTGCCGGGCGCTGCCGGAGCGCTGCGGCGTGGTGGCCGTGCCCACCCAGGTGTTCTACGACCACCAGGACCGCGGCCGGCACCTGATCCGCTTCGCGTTCTGCAAGCGCGAAGAAGTGATCGACGAGGCCGCCCGCCGCCTCCGCACCCTGGCCTGA
- a CDS encoding NAD(P)H-hydrate dehydratase: protein MRHAWRVADVRSAEKALMTTLPEGTLMQRAAAGLARRCALVLQERGGVYGATVVLLIGSGDNGGDALHAGARLASRGAAVLAILLQPDRVHGAGLAELRRAGGRVVEDLPARADLVMDGIVGIGGSGGLRPAAAALVNRLASLRGRDGGRAVVVAVDVPSGVTVDTGDVPGDAVHADVTVTFGCLKVAHVVGAAAAIAGHVELVDIGLGATLRGAPAVHVPDASDVAAWWPRPGAASDKYTRGVVGVATGSATYPGAAVLSVTGALAGPTGMVRYAGTADREVLRQHPSVVAAKRVADAGRVQAWLCGSGLGTSDDARTELRSVLASPLPVLLDADALTLLVDGRHANDLRRDAPLVITPHDREFARLAGEEPGADRMQAALRLAAWINAVVLLKGDRTIVATPSGEVWANPTGSADLATAGSGDVLAGLLGSLLAAGLAPDKAAVAAAYVHGLAGRRAGQDGPVTSADMAAALRPVLADLL from the coding sequence ATGCGGCACGCATGGCGGGTGGCGGACGTACGGTCCGCAGAGAAAGCTCTGATGACAACGCTGCCCGAGGGCACGCTGATGCAGCGCGCCGCGGCCGGGCTCGCGCGCCGGTGCGCCCTGGTGCTGCAGGAGCGCGGCGGGGTCTACGGCGCGACGGTGGTCCTGCTGATCGGCAGCGGTGACAACGGCGGCGACGCGCTCCATGCCGGTGCGCGGCTGGCGTCCCGGGGTGCTGCGGTGCTCGCGATCCTGCTGCAACCCGACCGGGTGCACGGCGCGGGCCTGGCCGAGTTGCGGCGGGCCGGCGGCCGGGTCGTCGAGGATCTGCCTGCCCGGGCCGACCTGGTGATGGACGGCATCGTCGGCATCGGCGGCAGCGGTGGGCTGCGCCCGGCCGCGGCGGCGCTGGTCAACCGGCTCGCTAGCCTGCGAGGGCGGGACGGCGGCCGGGCTGTGGTGGTCGCCGTGGACGTGCCGAGCGGCGTGACGGTCGACACCGGGGACGTGCCGGGTGACGCCGTGCACGCGGATGTGACTGTGACGTTCGGGTGCCTCAAGGTCGCCCATGTGGTGGGGGCTGCGGCGGCGATCGCGGGCCATGTCGAGCTGGTGGACATCGGGCTCGGGGCGACTCTGCGTGGTGCTCCGGCCGTACACGTGCCGGACGCCTCCGATGTTGCCGCGTGGTGGCCGCGACCCGGGGCGGCGTCGGACAAGTACACGCGCGGCGTGGTGGGGGTGGCAACGGGCTCGGCGACCTACCCCGGTGCCGCCGTGTTGTCGGTCACCGGTGCCCTGGCCGGTCCCACCGGCATGGTCCGTTACGCGGGCACGGCCGATCGCGAGGTGCTCCGGCAGCACCCCTCGGTCGTTGCCGCCAAGCGGGTCGCCGATGCGGGCCGGGTGCAGGCGTGGTTGTGCGGCTCCGGGCTCGGGACCAGCGACGATGCCCGTACGGAACTGCGCAGTGTCCTTGCCTCACCGCTGCCGGTGCTGCTGGACGCCGATGCGCTGACCCTGCTGGTCGACGGGCGGCACGCCAACGACCTGCGCCGCGACGCACCTTTGGTGATCACGCCGCACGACCGTGAGTTCGCGCGGCTGGCCGGCGAGGAACCCGGCGCCGATCGGATGCAGGCGGCGCTGCGGCTGGCGGCCTGGATCAACGCCGTTGTCCTGCTCAAGGGCGACCGCACGATCGTGGCGACGCCCTCGGGCGAGGTGTGGGCCAACCCGACCGGCAGTGCCGATCTGGCGACGGCCGGTTCCGGGGATGTGCTGGCGGGCCTGCTCGGGTCGCTGCTGGCCGCCGGGCTCGCGCCGGACAAGGCGGCGGTGGCGGCCGCGTACGTGCACGGGCTGGCCGGTCGGCGCGCGGGTCAGGACGGGCCGGTGACCTCGGCGGATATGGCCGCCGCACTCCGGCCCGTGCTCGCCGACCTGCTGTGA
- the glmM gene encoding phosphoglucosamine mutase has product MGRLFGTDGVRGLANGELLTPELALSVAVAAARVLIESDRTHQPLAIVGRDPRASGEMLEAAVVAGLTSAGANVVRVGVLPTPGVAYLVGQTQADLGVMLSASHNPMPDNGIKLFAPGGLKLPDEIEERIEAAVADGHGLVGRPTGAGVGRVHDLLDGAEHYIKHLVESTPHSLAGIKVVVDCANGAASDAGPTAYTEAGAEVIAIHAEPDGLNINDNCGSTHMEALIEAVLREGADLGLAHDGDADRCLAVTATGEVVDGDQIMAILALAMREAGTLTDDTLVATVMSNLGLRLAMKQAGIRLIETKVGDRYVLEELNANNLALGGEQSGHIVMPAFATTGDGVLTGLHLMATIAASGKSLADLAAVVHKLPQVLINVNVKDRDAGANAPTVQAAVTLAEDELGETGRVLLRPSGTEPLVRVMVEAETEEQARAVAERVAAEVQSASPA; this is encoded by the coding sequence ATGGGGCGACTCTTCGGCACGGACGGCGTACGCGGGCTTGCCAACGGCGAGCTCCTCACCCCCGAACTCGCGCTCTCGGTCGCGGTCGCGGCCGCCCGCGTGCTCATCGAGAGCGACCGCACCCACCAGCCGCTTGCCATCGTCGGGCGGGACCCCCGGGCCAGCGGCGAGATGCTGGAGGCGGCCGTCGTGGCCGGGCTGACCAGCGCCGGGGCCAACGTCGTCCGGGTCGGAGTGCTGCCCACCCCGGGTGTCGCCTACCTGGTCGGGCAAACCCAGGCCGACCTCGGCGTGATGCTGTCCGCCTCGCACAACCCCATGCCGGACAACGGCATCAAGTTGTTCGCGCCCGGCGGGCTCAAGCTGCCCGACGAGATCGAGGAGCGCATCGAGGCGGCCGTTGCCGACGGGCACGGCCTGGTCGGGCGGCCCACCGGCGCGGGCGTGGGCCGGGTGCACGACCTCCTGGACGGTGCCGAGCACTACATCAAGCACCTGGTTGAGTCGACGCCGCACAGCCTGGCCGGTATCAAGGTGGTCGTCGACTGCGCGAACGGTGCGGCCAGCGATGCCGGCCCGACCGCCTACACGGAGGCGGGTGCCGAGGTCATCGCCATCCACGCCGAGCCCGACGGTCTCAACATCAACGACAACTGCGGTTCCACCCACATGGAAGCGCTGATCGAAGCCGTGCTGCGCGAGGGTGCCGACCTGGGCCTCGCCCACGACGGAGACGCCGACCGCTGCCTCGCGGTGACCGCCACCGGCGAGGTCGTCGACGGCGACCAGATCATGGCGATCCTGGCCCTGGCGATGCGCGAGGCCGGCACGCTGACGGACGACACGCTCGTCGCCACGGTGATGAGCAACCTCGGTCTGCGGCTCGCCATGAAGCAGGCGGGCATCCGGCTGATCGAGACCAAGGTCGGCGACCGGTACGTGCTCGAGGAGCTGAACGCCAACAACCTCGCCCTGGGCGGCGAGCAGAGCGGGCACATCGTGATGCCGGCGTTCGCCACCACCGGCGACGGCGTCCTGACCGGGCTGCACCTGATGGCGACGATCGCCGCCTCGGGCAAGTCGCTGGCCGACCTCGCTGCGGTGGTGCACAAGTTGCCGCAGGTCCTGATCAACGTCAACGTCAAGGACCGCGACGCGGGCGCCAACGCCCCCACGGTCCAGGCAGCGGTGACCCTGGCCGAGGACGAACTCGGCGAGACCGGCCGGGTGCTGCTGCGCCCGTCGGGCACCGAGCCACTCGTCCGGGTGATGGTGGAGGCCGAGACCGAGGAGCAGGCCCGAGCGGTCGCCGAGCGCGTTGCCGCCGAGGTGCAGTCCGCCAGCCCGGCCTGA